Proteins encoded together in one Qingshengfaniella alkalisoli window:
- a CDS encoding TRAP transporter substrate-binding protein — translation MDRRSFLRTSALGGGAAAASSLAAPAVAQGAPRKLTMVTTWPRGFAGLADAADKTAENINAISDGALEVEVKHAGELVGAFEVFDAVSSGQADMYHGADYYFINQHPAFAFYTGVPFGMTAEEHNNWYYHGGGMEQHHSLGEIFNIKSFLAGNTGAQAGGWFRKEINGPEDFQGLKFRMPGLGGKALGYMGVSVQNLPGGEIYQALSSGAIDGTEWVGPWSDEKIGFQEITKFYYTAGFHEPAAGLSLATNLEVFNDLTPTQQKQIEIACGHADHWNLAQYGMNNGAALQRLSSAGVKILEFPDSVWDAFGSASQKVYEEFMGDDIFKETYDNYMEKMKASSGWINRASGAYARQRDRVLGS, via the coding sequence ATGGATCGCCGTTCATTTCTTCGCACTTCTGCTCTGGGTGGTGGTGCAGCCGCTGCTTCGAGCCTGGCAGCACCAGCCGTTGCACAAGGGGCACCGCGCAAGCTGACAATGGTGACGACTTGGCCGCGAGGCTTTGCCGGCCTGGCCGACGCTGCGGACAAAACTGCTGAAAACATTAACGCCATCTCGGACGGTGCGCTTGAAGTCGAAGTCAAACATGCAGGCGAACTGGTCGGTGCGTTCGAAGTTTTCGACGCCGTATCCTCCGGTCAGGCGGACATGTATCATGGCGCGGATTACTACTTCATCAACCAGCACCCGGCATTTGCGTTCTACACCGGTGTTCCGTTCGGCATGACTGCAGAGGAGCACAACAATTGGTATTACCACGGTGGCGGGATGGAACAGCACCACTCGCTGGGTGAGATATTCAATATCAAATCCTTCCTGGCTGGTAACACCGGCGCGCAGGCCGGCGGTTGGTTCCGCAAGGAAATCAATGGCCCGGAAGACTTTCAGGGATTGAAGTTCCGTATGCCGGGTCTGGGCGGCAAGGCACTCGGATACATGGGCGTATCCGTGCAGAACTTGCCCGGAGGCGAAATTTATCAGGCTCTGTCGTCCGGTGCGATCGACGGCACCGAATGGGTCGGTCCGTGGTCGGACGAAAAGATCGGTTTCCAGGAAATTACCAAGTTCTACTATACCGCAGGTTTCCATGAGCCTGCTGCGGGTCTTTCACTGGCGACGAACCTCGAAGTGTTCAACGACCTGACGCCAACGCAACAGAAGCAGATCGAGATCGCTTGTGGCCATGCAGATCACTGGAATCTTGCCCAGTACGGTATGAACAATGGCGCCGCGCTGCAGCGTCTGTCCTCTGCTGGAGTGAAAATTCTCGAATTCCCCGACAGTGTTTGGGACGCGTTCGGTTCGGCGTCGCAGAAGGTCTATGAAGAGTTCATGGGCGACGACATCTTCAAGGAAACCTACGACAACTATATGGAAAAAATGAAAGCCTCGTCGGGCTGGATCAATCGTGCCTCCGGTGCCTATGCTCGTCAGCGTGACCGCGTACTCGGCAGTTGA
- a CDS encoding cache domain-containing protein has translation MEHPLLSLGRTLNLRQKMVLLASIPLVLAVAAIALLVAFQERQLAEREIRTLETQLVAAKEAELRNYLSIARNAIINIYGRAAPDDEAAKLAAGQILSSMTFGADGYFFVFDYDGNNLVAPRRTELIGRNWSGLTDTHGTPITDELIKIARNGGGYHSFEWEKPSTGETAQMVSYVIGLQDWQWVIGTGIFVDDIIEAVAATRAEVQRRIRRTFIYIGAIALGALLMVYSTGLGLNIRDRRAADRKQHQLTQRIVDAQEEERSRVARELHDSISQILVGIRYALELARRQVSSGDARAETTLQGGVSHLNVAIHEVRRISRDLRPAILDDLGLGPALQALTEDFSKRTGIETQFQTVVFHNRLDKDARIALYRIAQEALTNVERHSGATQVEIKLYGHKHGGTLWIRDNGCGIRDTRNGPGLGLRNMQERVEQLDGEFSIDSSRDGTTIEARVPLSHMLTPESKTGRNA, from the coding sequence ATGGAGCACCCCCTGCTAAGCCTTGGACGCACACTGAACCTGCGCCAGAAAATGGTGCTGCTGGCCTCTATTCCACTGGTGCTGGCTGTTGCCGCGATTGCCCTACTGGTCGCCTTCCAGGAACGACAACTGGCCGAACGCGAGATCCGCACGCTCGAGACACAGTTAGTGGCAGCAAAGGAAGCGGAACTCCGCAACTACCTTTCGATCGCCCGCAACGCCATCATCAACATCTATGGACGCGCAGCGCCCGATGACGAAGCAGCCAAACTCGCTGCCGGTCAGATTCTATCATCCATGACCTTCGGGGCGGATGGGTATTTCTTCGTGTTCGACTATGACGGCAACAACCTGGTCGCGCCACGCCGAACGGAACTCATTGGCAGAAACTGGAGTGGCTTAACCGATACCCATGGCACGCCGATAACCGACGAGCTGATCAAGATCGCACGAAACGGTGGCGGATATCATAGCTTCGAATGGGAAAAACCATCCACGGGCGAAACGGCACAGATGGTATCTTATGTCATCGGGTTACAGGACTGGCAGTGGGTAATCGGCACCGGCATTTTCGTCGATGACATTATCGAGGCCGTCGCGGCCACACGTGCTGAAGTCCAGCGGCGAATTCGGAGGACCTTTATCTATATCGGTGCAATCGCGCTCGGCGCGTTGCTCATGGTTTATTCCACCGGTTTAGGGCTGAACATCCGCGACCGGCGTGCGGCCGATCGCAAGCAGCATCAACTGACGCAACGGATCGTTGACGCGCAGGAAGAAGAACGCAGCCGCGTGGCCCGAGAACTTCATGACAGTATCAGCCAGATCTTGGTGGGTATCCGTTACGCACTGGAACTGGCCCGGCGCCAAGTGTCCAGCGGAGATGCACGCGCGGAAACAACCCTGCAAGGCGGTGTGAGCCACCTCAATGTCGCGATTCATGAGGTCAGGCGCATCAGCCGCGACCTCCGGCCGGCTATTCTGGATGATCTGGGTCTCGGTCCTGCCCTTCAAGCGCTGACGGAAGACTTCAGCAAACGCACCGGGATCGAAACCCAGTTTCAAACCGTGGTGTTTCACAACCGCCTCGACAAGGACGCCCGCATTGCACTCTATCGAATCGCCCAAGAGGCGCTGACAAACGTCGAACGGCACTCCGGCGCGACACAGGTGGAAATCAAGCTCTACGGGCACAAACATGGCGGGACGCTTTGGATACGTGACAATGGATGCGGGATACGCGACACTCGGAATGGTCCGGGATTGGGGCTGCGCAACATGCAAGAACGGGTCGAACAACTTGATGGCGAATTCAGCATAGACAGCAGTCGCGACGGAACCACCATTGAAGCCCGTGTGCCGCTGAGCCACATGCTGACGCCGGAAAGCAAGACAGGACGAAACGCATGA
- a CDS encoding TRAP transporter large permease, producing MLFGLDGVEIGLIIVFLCLFGGIMTGFPVAFAIGGAGILSFGIIAALDSAGLLIHQAVDTSSEAYSALIAEGVARIDITTFRYPDLPRIAEPLFAGGWEQAMDRNLSFIVNRMNERVIAGASIETLLAVLMFVMMGITLERSRIANDLLTTMAKVFGPLPGGLAVSVVVVGAFLAASTGIVGATVVTMGLLSLPTMLRNNYSPELATGVIAASGTLGQIIPPSIVIVLLGTLAGDLYSAAQETRAVAAGCSDALTYLGQAAVVSVGTLFQAALLPGILLAVLYAAYAFGYAMYDPRHAPPVISERSGSEIITRNEALGWFLFVPALLIGGTIALTSLGVVGSQTIIVDSYSDAGQGAVLRTNVSEQCQASMIELHGQEKWDLAIEQQEAIAAQGGLEISHALSEDEIAEARTRKIAAAAPLGTGVTIIMLLLALTLTTARGVSPTADGRPIWIGLGGVVLGLLVDFLFIGPTTTPGQCVLLLAIPVTIALYGCGPAVKRLGKNDLIRVVFPPLVLIVAVLGSILGGITNPTPAAALGASGAIMLAAYRRLKDEGRTGKVIIGASFAIVIMILLGVNFDLRINREDVPFEDWVAFIMAQGAYHFAFFGILYSCWVLFRTGVLGPVVRETAKVTSMVFTILIGSQLLNLVVISFGGEHYIQGFLRSFDQEWKVFLIVMLVLFILGFVLDFLEIIYIVVPIVGPVIYGGTMDPKWVTIMIAVNLQTSFLTPPFGFALFYLRGVAPPEVTTTHIYRGVLPFVLIQVVGLLLLWFFPQVVTIVPSLMGG from the coding sequence ATGCTTTTCGGACTTGATGGGGTCGAAATCGGCCTGATCATCGTTTTCCTTTGCCTTTTCGGCGGGATAATGACCGGCTTTCCGGTGGCGTTTGCCATCGGCGGGGCGGGTATTCTGTCTTTTGGAATTATCGCGGCGCTTGATAGTGCCGGGTTGCTGATTCATCAGGCGGTCGACACATCGAGCGAAGCGTATAGCGCGCTGATCGCCGAGGGTGTTGCTCGAATAGATATCACAACGTTCCGATATCCGGATCTACCAAGAATAGCCGAGCCGTTATTCGCTGGCGGTTGGGAACAGGCGATGGATCGCAACCTGTCCTTCATCGTCAACCGGATGAATGAACGCGTCATCGCGGGGGCTTCGATCGAGACGTTGCTTGCAGTGCTGATGTTCGTGATGATGGGCATCACGCTGGAGCGCTCGCGCATCGCGAATGATCTGCTGACCACGATGGCGAAGGTTTTCGGACCGCTGCCTGGTGGTTTGGCTGTGTCTGTGGTGGTCGTGGGGGCGTTTCTTGCGGCATCCACTGGCATTGTCGGTGCGACGGTTGTCACCATGGGTCTGCTGTCGCTTCCAACGATGCTGCGTAACAATTACTCGCCGGAACTTGCAACGGGTGTGATTGCTGCATCCGGAACGTTGGGGCAGATCATTCCGCCGTCCATCGTGATCGTGCTTCTGGGAACGTTGGCGGGCGACCTGTATTCTGCCGCGCAGGAAACCCGCGCCGTAGCTGCCGGATGTTCCGATGCGCTGACCTATCTGGGACAGGCGGCTGTTGTGTCGGTTGGCACGTTGTTTCAGGCAGCACTTCTGCCGGGAATTCTGCTGGCAGTGCTCTATGCCGCTTATGCCTTCGGCTATGCGATGTACGACCCGCGCCACGCACCGCCAGTTATCAGTGAGCGGAGCGGCAGTGAGATCATCACGCGCAACGAAGCACTGGGTTGGTTTCTGTTCGTTCCGGCACTGCTGATCGGCGGCACCATTGCGCTGACCTCGCTGGGCGTTGTCGGGTCACAGACTATCATCGTCGACAGTTACTCCGACGCTGGGCAGGGCGCGGTTCTGCGCACGAATGTGTCGGAGCAGTGCCAAGCCTCCATGATCGAATTGCACGGTCAGGAGAAATGGGATCTTGCGATCGAGCAGCAGGAAGCAATTGCGGCGCAAGGCGGGCTGGAAATTAGCCATGCCCTGTCCGAGGATGAAATCGCGGAGGCGCGCACCCGGAAGATCGCAGCCGCCGCACCTTTGGGCACCGGCGTCACGATCATCATGCTGCTGCTGGCGCTGACATTGACCACGGCGCGCGGTGTTTCACCCACGGCTGACGGACGTCCTATCTGGATCGGTCTGGGTGGTGTTGTGCTGGGTCTGCTTGTGGACTTCCTGTTCATCGGCCCGACCACGACGCCCGGCCAATGTGTGCTGTTGCTGGCCATTCCTGTCACCATCGCGCTTTACGGCTGCGGACCGGCGGTCAAAAGGCTCGGCAAGAATGATCTGATCCGCGTAGTCTTCCCGCCGCTGGTGTTGATTGTGGCCGTTCTCGGGTCGATCCTTGGCGGGATCACGAATCCGACGCCTGCCGCGGCACTGGGGGCCTCGGGCGCGATCATGCTGGCCGCATATCGTCGGCTGAAGGATGAAGGGCGCACCGGGAAGGTCATTATCGGCGCGAGTTTCGCTATTGTTATCATGATCTTGCTGGGTGTGAACTTCGACCTTCGCATCAACCGCGAAGATGTACCGTTCGAGGACTGGGTCGCGTTCATCATGGCGCAGGGTGCGTATCACTTCGCGTTCTTCGGTATACTCTACAGTTGCTGGGTGCTTTTCAGAACCGGTGTTCTTGGACCGGTTGTCCGGGAAACAGCCAAGGTCACCTCGATGGTGTTCACCATCTTGATCGGGTCGCAGCTTTTGAATCTGGTGGTGATTTCCTTTGGCGGTGAGCACTACATCCAGGGATTTCTGCGGAGCTTCGATCAGGAGTGGAAGGTCTTTCTGATCGTGATGCTGGTGCTGTTCATCCTGGGTTTTGTGCTTGATTTCCTTGAGATCATCTACATCGTCGTGCCGATCGTCGGACCGGTCATCTATGGCGGAACGATGGATCCGAAATGGGTGACGATCATGATCGCGGTCAATTTGCAGACCAGCTTCCTGACCCCGCCTTTCGGCTTTGCGCTGTTCTATCTGCGCGGGGTCGCACCGCCCGAGGTGACCACGACCCACATCTATCGCGGCGTGCTGCCATTCGTTCTGATCCAGGTGGTCGGTTTGCTACTGCTTTGGTTTTTCCCGCAGGTCGTCACGATTGTACCGAGCCTGATGGGCGGCTAG
- a CDS encoding TRAP transporter small permease subunit, whose amino-acid sequence MEEPSGPGGIVGFLIWIVQNIAGAFYSAGWAITHPADWLDWSNKESLVRFIYYGGSVEFFFFVLTAFLLLTIIGIWRGQVLWGYVRVVEWFGNSVGRFFAWAGLIMVLQQTMIVFLQRIFLVSEISMGPFGTMFTKDLSWFSEELKLYNAMVVSLCCAYTFIQGGHVRVDLVYGAISRRRKKYIDMFGALFFMVPVLVLTWMYSWFFLWRHLITPKISASDQLDLIMRKATIVKWNVETIGFSPNGFNAYFLFKVLILAFVFMMFLQAMAFFYRNFMELREGEASDDKYLDRDVQTDDGLTHAAQ is encoded by the coding sequence ATGGAGGAGCCATCGGGTCCGGGCGGCATTGTGGGCTTCCTGATCTGGATCGTCCAGAACATCGCCGGGGCATTCTACAGCGCTGGTTGGGCAATCACTCATCCCGCCGACTGGCTGGATTGGTCGAACAAGGAATCACTTGTTCGTTTCATTTACTACGGCGGATCGGTAGAGTTTTTCTTCTTCGTGCTCACGGCCTTCTTGTTGCTGACGATCATCGGCATCTGGCGGGGGCAGGTGCTTTGGGGCTACGTTCGTGTGGTCGAATGGTTCGGCAACTCCGTGGGGCGCTTCTTCGCATGGGCCGGCCTGATCATGGTGCTACAGCAGACCATGATCGTTTTCCTTCAACGTATCTTCCTGGTCTCCGAGATTTCGATGGGACCATTCGGGACGATGTTCACCAAGGATCTGTCGTGGTTCTCGGAAGAACTGAAGCTCTACAACGCCATGGTGGTATCGTTGTGCTGCGCCTACACCTTTATTCAGGGCGGCCATGTGCGTGTTGATCTGGTTTACGGAGCCATTTCACGTCGCAGGAAAAAGTATATCGATATGTTTGGTGCACTGTTCTTCATGGTACCGGTGCTGGTTCTAACCTGGATGTATAGCTGGTTCTTCCTGTGGCGGCATTTGATCACACCGAAGATTTCGGCGTCGGATCAACTGGATCTCATCATGCGAAAGGCAACCATCGTAAAATGGAACGTTGAAACCATTGGCTTCTCGCCGAACGGGTTCAACGCGTATTTCCTGTTCAAGGTGCTGATCCTTGCTTTCGTTTTCATGATGTTCCTGCAGGCGATGGCCTTCTTCTACCGCAATTTCATGGAGCTTCGTGAAGGTGAGGCGTCCGATGACAAATATCTCGATCGCGATGTGCAGACTGACGATGGTCTGACGCACGCGGCGCAATAA